Part of the Fusibacter sp. A1 genome is shown below.
TCGCGTTCTGCTCGCTCTGGATGGTCGACACGATGTCTGTTAGCCTGTTGTCCTTCGATTTGCCCAGTTCAAGGTTTAAAAACTCGTCCACAGGAGCGATGTTCTTGTCAAAGACGTTCACAAGCTCGCTGTCTTCAATCTGATACTGCCTTTTAAGCGGCATGTCTCCAAACACCACACCCTCAGGTGCTGTGAACATCACTTCTCCCAGTTCGCCCCCGTAATAAAGGGATGCCACAGGAGCGCGCCAGTCCACGATAAAGGGCTGACCGGTTTCTTCGTTCATAATGCCGACTTTTCCGATGTAATAGGGATTTGTCGTTTTTTCGTCGTCGCGTTTAAAGTCGACCCTACCGAAGTAAGGCTTCTCCTTTGCGCGGATCAGGTTGTCGTAGTACTCAGAAATACCGCGGTGTACGTTCATTGCCACCTGCAACTCGTCGTCATAACCGCTGCTCTGTTTCTGGAGCTTTTCGACTCTGGTTTGGCTCTTTTCTTTGTCACTCTCGGTTTCGGCTGTCGCTGCGGCCAAATGCTTTTTCGTGTGATCTAAATGCGCCACTTCAAGTCTGAATTCTGGATGCATAGTACCCTCCTTATTTGTCAACTTTCAACAAGGTATATATTGTACCAAACCGTCCCCATAAATCAAGGCAATAAGAAACTTGTAACTGTTCTGTTACAAACCGATAAAATTAGGCTGGCGAACACGCCTTTTTTGTAGTACGCTGAAAAAAAGAAACCAATGGAGGATAACCTATGAAATCGATTGTATTAGCAGGTGGTTGTTTTTGGGGGCTTGAAGCCTACCTAAAAAAATATGAAGGAATCATAAGCACAGAAGTGGGTTATGCGAACGGAATCATCGAAAACCCGACTTACGAACAGGTAAAGACAAGCGGCACAGGACACGCCGAAGTGGTCAAAGTCACCTTTAACCCCGCTGTCATAAGCCTTGCAGAGGTACTCATGCGCTTTTGGATCGTTGTCGACCCGACCGTCGAAAACAGACAGGGACCCGATATCGGACACCAGTACAGGACGGGCATCTATTATATAGACAAGGGCGACCTCGAAGTCATCGAGCAGTCCCTTGAAGAAGAACAGAAAAAATACGAGCGTAAGATAGTAACCGAAGTCGAACCGCTAGGGCTTTATTACACTGCGGAAGACTACCACCAGAATTATCTTGAGAAGAATCCAAACGGCTACTGCCATATCGATTTAAGCTTGTATTAGGATACAAAAGTAAAACCTCCGTTTTTAAGCGGAGGTTTTTTCGTTTATAGGGCGGGTAGGCTTTATGTCTACCCTACTCTTTCAACCTCAACACTTTCTTTCACTCCCATCGACTTGCTCTTAAACATCAAGAAGCTCCCGGTAAGCGCGAAGGTGATGACGACCATCCACATGGCAGTCAGTCCAAAAGCCGTGCTGACTAAGCCTGCCAGCGCCGGACCGACTACAAAACCTGTCCTTCTGGCAACCGGCGCTAAGGCTGACACCCTTCCCCTATGTGAAGGTGGTGCGTTTTCAGCGATGTACACGTCCATGTTTGTCGCTCCAAGAATTTCTCCTACAGTCCAGATGACGGTCGCCGCTACAAATAGAGGAACCGAACCGATAAAGGCATACATGCCAAATCCGATGGCGTATAGAAGACCGTTCAGGGCTATGATCGTACTTACTTTCAAAGGCTTAACAAGTATGCTGACAAATGGCGTCAGCACCATACAGAGCACACCATTGATCGATGCCAGCACTCCGTAGACTTCTGGTCCCTTAATCTCTCCAAATACATTTTTTGCAGTGATGGGAACTCCAAAGCTAAACTGCGAGAAGGCTACAAAGTAGAGCATGATTACCCCTACTACGATTATGATGTTCGGATTCTTAATCAGGAGTGCGATCGTCGATAGTTCCTTTTGAGTCTGTTTTGATTTTTCTTCTTTTGGAACATCATTTCCAGGAATCAGCACAGCAATCATAAGTACTGAAACAAACGACGACAAGGCATCACCGATAAAGAGTAGGTTTAAGTGGTTCTCGTACAATAAGACGGCGATCAGCGGACCAATGGAAAATCCGACGTTGATTGCGATATAGTTCAGCGAGAACGCCGACTTGCGTTCCTCGGGTTTGGTGTTTGCCATGATAAGCGTCGACCCTGTAGGCGCTTGAATACCAGTGAAGAAAGATGCCAAAGTCAAAAGTGGAATTACTGCCAGACTCGCGCCAAGCGGCACGCAAAGAAGGTACATCAGACCGTGCAGGCCATGAAAAATGACACGGGTGTTTCTACTGCCGAACTTATCGATAATCCGACCGCCGATCAGTGTGCCGATAATGCTTGCTATGGAGTTGATCGCTACCACAAAGCCAATGGTCGCATTACTCAGTCCCATTTTGGATGACAGAATAAGTGCCAAGAACGGACCTACAAAACCACCCATACGATTGATGATCGTAGACCCCAAGATCACATACGCCCGCCAAGGAAGACTAAAATAGTCCTTTAAATCCTGTTTTAGTTTCATCTTAATACCCCCAGTTTTATCTATGTAATAGCATACAGCTTACCACTATGGGAAGGTCAAGTCAAATTTTAACACTTTCCCTTTTAGAGGCTTGAGAGGGGGTAGACACAAGGCCTACCCGTATATTCGTTGAGGCGGGTTTATGTCTGCCCTTTGCATTTGTAGGGGCTGGCCTTGTGTCTGCCCTCTCTCCCCAACAGTCTGCAAGCTGCAGACTACACCTCCAATTCTCTATAAATCTCCTCTTCAATTTGCTATGCTAATTAAAAAGGAGATACATGATGGAAATTAAGCTCCCCAATCGAAAGTCAATTCGATTAAAACATTTTAATTATCAAGCAGGCGTCTACTTTATTACTATTTGCACTTATAAAATGAAAAGAACGCTTAGTGAAATAAAGGAGAACGCAGTGAGTTTGACAGAGTTTGGTCATATCATTGAAAACAGCCTTTTGATGACCCAGCAGTCATTTAAGTCTTCTGAAATACATCATTATGCCATTATGCCAAATCACCTTCATTTTATTCTTCAAATTCACGATGAATCACTATCTCAATCTACATTGAGTGACTTCATATGTTCCTTCAAATCCAATTCGACCATACAAATAATCAAAGCCGTCAAATCTGGAAAACTTGAACCCTTTGACAAGAGAATTTGGCATCGTAACTATTATGAACACGTTATTCGAAATGAAAAGGAATACTTATTGAAGCGCGATTATATAGTAAGGAATCCCTATCGGTGGGAAGAGGATGAGTTTTATTAGGCGGGATGGGTGAAGAGAGGGTAGACACAAGGCCTACCCGTACATTCGTTGAGGCGGGTTTTATGTCTGCGCTTTGCATTTGTAGGGGCTGGCCTTGTGTCTGCCCATTGCATTTATAGGAGCTGGCCTTATCTCTGCCCGCTGTATAAAAAAACCATCAAGCGGATTTATCTTAGCTTGATGGTTCTTGTATTTTGAACACTATCTACAATCAGCTTCTATTCTTCCTTTTGCCAGATAGATTTCAGTTCAGTATAATTTGTCTCATAGTAGAAGGGTATTTCTACGGTGTCTTTTGTGTTATTTTGATGAAGTCTCACTAGATAGTGATCGCCTTCATGCAAGTCCTCAATCCATTCATAACGCTCATTCAGAAGTTTTTCAATTACCTCTTTGTGATGCGTCATCTCGTGTTCCTTGTCTTTTTTCTCTAAATTGTAGCGTTGCCTTGATGCTTCCCTAAACATACCTCTTGATTTGTCGTGTACGGATTTGTGGTTTGATCTTGATTGATTAAAACTCATACATTCACTTCCTTTTCGTTATAATCTCCACATGAAGGTACTACATATATACACTTGTCACATGGATTTAAACATAAAATAAAGCCCACGAATGTAAACTTTTTACAACACCCATTCTCCGTTTACCCATACATTGACCACATGGTTTTCATGGGGCGTCTTCAAACAGTCCGCCAGTGGCATATCAAGCAGTACCCAGTCGTCTTGTGAGTCCTTGTCCCTGACATAGCCTTCCAGAGCCTGGTCTATCGTGAGCGATTCTCCTTTTAAAAAGCTTATCGGCTGCTGGTCCAAGGTTTTTCTTTCGACTGCACAGTAGAGCCCTTTGATGACATCCGGTGTATCGATGGGTGCGTCTGAACCCATAAACAGCGGTATTCCCATCTCGTGCATGGTGCGCCATACATAGGCTTCGCACGCACGATTCTCACCCAGCCTGTCATAGACTATCTTCGCATCTTCATGCAGGAAAATCGGTTGAACATACGCCCTAAGTCCAAGCGCTTTCATTCTGACAAGTAGATCTTGTGATGTGATCTGACAGTGTATGATGCCGGACTTTCCATAATACTCTTTAGGTGCGCTGAGGGCTTCAAAACAGGAAAGCACACGTTCGATGGCCCTATCTCCTATGGCATGGATAGATAAGGGTATACCTGCTTTATAGGCTGTCTCCATCTCTTTTATTAGTTGCTCATCCGATTGCAGCTGAATTCCAAACTCTTGCTGAGCATCGTTGTAGGGCTCCCTGAGATGGGCTGTCCTAGCCCCTAGCGACCCGTCCGTAAAGCGCTTGATGCTGCCTATTTCAAAGCGCTTTCCCCTTAACCTTGAAACAGTATCCCTCAGTTCTTTCGCATCGCTTACGTTTGCCTGCTCCACCACTTTTAGGATCAGTTGCCCGCTTTCCATCAGGTCTTCAAATGCTTTTACGACCACTTTCCAGGATAAGTTCGGAAAACTGGCAAGATCGTCCGAATGAACGGTGGTGACTCCCTTCTTCAGAAGGTCCTCTTGGGCTGTAAGTATATATTTTTTAAGATCGTCGGGTGTCGCGTCATAATAGCCTTTTTCTTTGAGAAGATCCCTTGCTTTCTCTCTGAATATACCGGTTGGATTGCCATCGCTATCGACATCGATCGATCCACCGTCCACTGCGGGAACTCCCTCCATAGCCAGCGCTTCGACCACATAGCTGTTCACAACCGTCACATGACCGCAGATTCTGGACAGTAGGACAGGTCTGTCATCTGCTATCTTGTCCAGATCGTATCGATTGGGATACCGCTTTTCCACAAAGTTTTCCTGGTTCCATCCAAAGGATTCCACTTTCTCAAGCTCTGCGTCAGGTTTCAATAGACCGATCATCTCAGAAATGCTCTTCACCGCTCTCAGATCAACCTGACTTAAGAACTTTCCATACTCGATAAGATGCATATGCGAGTCTTGAAATCCGGGTACCAAAACTTTTTTTAAACTATTTTTTTGTGTTTCATTCAAAGACAAATCCAGTGCTTTCATTTTTATCCTCCTGCGTTCTTTTTCCTGTAACATAGATTATATCACACTTACAGCGGGTTTTAGTGCAAATGTGATAGTATGGGGTATACCCAACACTTAATCTTCTTTTAATGATACCCATTATCAAATAACGTTTTCCTAAGTGAAGACCCTACACTTAACCTGATTTTAATGAAAAAAAACTGTATTCCACTATTGTAGTTGTGACGTCCCGATAGTCTATACTTAAATCAAGTTAAAGAACAAAACATAAACACTTAAGCGAAAGGAGCTTAGAACATGAAACTATTTAAACTTTTCACTAACTCAGACAGAAACCAAAACAGATTGGTACAATTCGAAATCGTTCAAGCAAAAATCGCTGAATCTTCAAGATTGTTCAACATGTAATTTTAAGTTCAGCGACTACGAAAGGAGCAGACTTATGAAAAAGACTATTGCTACTTATTTACAAAGAGCTAAAGCTCAACGCGAAAGAGACACATACATCGACGGTGCTGTAAGCCAAATGGCTTTCGAGAAAATCGTCATTGGTTTATAGATAATATTTAAAATTCCCCCCCCTATGATTTTAAATATTAATCCACACATTAAAAAGCATGCGTTCATCAGAACACATGCTTTTTTTCATTTTTGCTATTTTTTTCTTCGCTGTCCGTAAAAACCATAGTTGATGATCCGATTGGTGATCTCGAACAGGTCGTCCTTATCCGTCGATTCATCCTGATATCCGATGAAGTTATCCATCTGCATTTCAAAACCTAGGTTCTTTAGGCCTTTTTTTATTTCATCCCGATTGAACAGGTACTTTGATTCCTCTGCGACCTTCGAATTCTTCTTAAACTTATCAAAGCACATGAATACCGCCATAATCCCGCAATCGTCGGCATAATAATGCTTCAAGCGTTCATGTAGAAAAGAGGTGTTCTTAAAGTGATAGCTACTGGATCCGTGAAAATCGACAATGAAATCGAACGTCTTATCCTTAAGCGGAATTCTTCTAAAATCGGCGCAAATGAAATTCACCTTGGCCTTGTAATCCACCCGCTCAAGCATCTTCTTCAGGTATTTAAGTCTGCTAAAATCATAATCGACTGCGATATACCTTGTGCTTTCAGGAAGCGCTTTGATGATATGGCTTAAGAAGAGGCCGTTGCCGACACCTAATTCCACCACGGTCTTTCCTTCGATTTTTTCAAGTTCTATATGACGATATCCCCATTCCATCGATTTATAGATGTTGTCTAGGTAGACCGCGCTGTTTTGCTTCACATATCTGATAAAATACGACTCGTCCGATTCAAAGATCGACTTCATGGATTCCCGATTGACAAGTATCCCCTGATCGATGTGGATTTGATGTCCGCATTTACAAGAAAGGGTGCCCGTCTGTATGGTGTTGTTCTCAATATTGGCTTGGCTGAGCATCAAGTCCGAGGAACAAACAGGACAGCTTAGGATGGACAGAAAATCTAGTCCAAATCCGATGACATGGCTCTTTTTAACTTTAGCGGACTTCAAGGTCTCCACCTTGCTGTCCAGCTGGCCGATCATCTCGTCTAACTCTTCTCTCTTTTTAACAAGCTCATCCCTTTTGTTCTCAAAAAAACTTTGGTAATGCTGAAGCTCCATCCCGGTAGCCATTTTTGAGAATCTGATGATAAGCAGTATGTTTCGGATTTCTATTAACGAAAATCCCATATCCTTCATTTCAATTACTTTTGCATAATCTTTTTTACATCGCTCGTCAAAATAAAAATATGTGCCTTGCCTCTCGGGCACAATCAGCCCAAGATCCATATAATGCCTGACCGTATCGATGCTTGTTCCGACCTCTGTAGCAAATTCCCCTATGCGCATAAGTTTCCTCCTATGCTATCGGCTCATGAGGCCAATTCTCTAAAGTTCTTTGTATATCACTAATTTCTATCGGTTTTGAATAATAGTAGCCCTGAATGTTGTCGCAGCCTAGCTTTATCATCGCATTTAGCTGCATGCTATCCTCCACACCTTCTGCAACTACATAAATACCTGTCTGGTGACAATAGGAAACGACCGCCTCTACAAGCGCGTTCACATGCTGACCGTTCGTCTTTTGCACTAGGTTCCTATCCACTTTCAAGGTGGTGATCGGTAAATTGAGAAGGTTGTTGATCGAGGAGTATCCGCTGCCAAAATCATCCAGTGAAATTCCGA
Proteins encoded:
- the msrA gene encoding peptide-methionine (S)-S-oxide reductase MsrA, which translates into the protein MKSIVLAGGCFWGLEAYLKKYEGIISTEVGYANGIIENPTYEQVKTSGTGHAEVVKVTFNPAVISLAEVLMRFWIVVDPTVENRQGPDIGHQYRTGIYYIDKGDLEVIEQSLEEEQKKYERKIVTEVEPLGLYYTAEDYHQNYLEKNPNGYCHIDLSLY
- a CDS encoding MFS transporter, which gives rise to MKLKQDLKDYFSLPWRAYVILGSTIINRMGGFVGPFLALILSSKMGLSNATIGFVVAINSIASIIGTLIGGRIIDKFGSRNTRVIFHGLHGLMYLLCVPLGASLAVIPLLTLASFFTGIQAPTGSTLIMANTKPEERKSAFSLNYIAINVGFSIGPLIAVLLYENHLNLLFIGDALSSFVSVLMIAVLIPGNDVPKEEKSKQTQKELSTIALLIKNPNIIIVVGVIMLYFVAFSQFSFGVPITAKNVFGEIKGPEVYGVLASINGVLCMVLTPFVSILVKPLKVSTIIALNGLLYAIGFGMYAFIGSVPLFVAATVIWTVGEILGATNMDVYIAENAPPSHRGRVSALAPVARRTGFVVGPALAGLVSTAFGLTAMWMVVITFALTGSFLMFKSKSMGVKESVEVERVG
- a CDS encoding transposase, coding for MEIKLPNRKSIRLKHFNYQAGVYFITICTYKMKRTLSEIKENAVSLTEFGHIIENSLLMTQQSFKSSEIHHYAIMPNHLHFILQIHDESLSQSTLSDFICSFKSNSTIQIIKAVKSGKLEPFDKRIWHRNYYEHVIRNEKEYLLKRDYIVRNPYRWEEDEFY
- a CDS encoding amidohydrolase, which translates into the protein MKALDLSLNETQKNSLKKVLVPGFQDSHMHLIEYGKFLSQVDLRAVKSISEMIGLLKPDAELEKVESFGWNQENFVEKRYPNRYDLDKIADDRPVLLSRICGHVTVVNSYVVEALAMEGVPAVDGGSIDVDSDGNPTGIFREKARDLLKEKGYYDATPDDLKKYILTAQEDLLKKGVTTVHSDDLASFPNLSWKVVVKAFEDLMESGQLILKVVEQANVSDAKELRDTVSRLRGKRFEIGSIKRFTDGSLGARTAHLREPYNDAQQEFGIQLQSDEQLIKEMETAYKAGIPLSIHAIGDRAIERVLSCFEALSAPKEYYGKSGIIHCQITSQDLLVRMKALGLRAYVQPIFLHEDAKIVYDRLGENRACEAYVWRTMHEMGIPLFMGSDAPIDTPDVIKGLYCAVERKTLDQQPISFLKGESLTIDQALEGYVRDKDSQDDWVLLDMPLADCLKTPHENHVVNVWVNGEWVL
- a CDS encoding MerR family transcriptional regulator encodes the protein MRIGEFATEVGTSIDTVRHYMDLGLIVPERQGTYFYFDERCKKDYAKVIEMKDMGFSLIEIRNILLIIRFSKMATGMELQHYQSFFENKRDELVKKREELDEMIGQLDSKVETLKSAKVKKSHVIGFGLDFLSILSCPVCSSDLMLSQANIENNTIQTGTLSCKCGHQIHIDQGILVNRESMKSIFESDESYFIRYVKQNSAVYLDNIYKSMEWGYRHIELEKIEGKTVVELGVGNGLFLSHIIKALPESTRYIAVDYDFSRLKYLKKMLERVDYKAKVNFICADFRRIPLKDKTFDFIVDFHGSSSYHFKNTSFLHERLKHYYADDCGIMAVFMCFDKFKKNSKVAEESKYLFNRDEIKKGLKNLGFEMQMDNFIGYQDESTDKDDLFEITNRIINYGFYGQRRKK